The Propionispora hippei DSM 15287 genome has a segment encoding these proteins:
- a CDS encoding DUF169 domain-containing protein, with protein MESCLVKALELRYQPVAVLLRDEKPAGALQGKEGQWSCIIPLFIAAAKGRTAVFERQTTVCPGGKAGLGFGQFPNYPGGIEYFLSVGKEGLFEGEGYLKTPELGRDFVECLPITDLPSPYVVFKPLSEVTAAEEPPVLVVFYANVDQLSALAVLANYSRPGMENVMLPFGSGCQSVFLIPYGETKKDNPRAVVGLIDITVRPMVEPDMLSFAVPYAMFRELEDNVPDSFLKKPAWQKVLTRLQRTSTSSILK; from the coding sequence ATGGAAAGCTGTTTAGTAAAAGCTCTGGAATTACGGTATCAACCGGTGGCGGTATTGCTGCGGGACGAAAAACCGGCTGGCGCGCTGCAGGGGAAGGAAGGGCAATGGAGCTGTATCATTCCGCTGTTTATCGCGGCTGCCAAGGGAAGGACCGCCGTTTTTGAACGCCAGACAACTGTCTGTCCGGGCGGTAAAGCCGGACTGGGTTTCGGGCAATTTCCCAATTATCCCGGTGGGATTGAGTATTTTTTATCTGTAGGCAAGGAAGGGCTTTTTGAAGGGGAAGGTTATCTCAAAACACCGGAACTAGGGCGGGATTTTGTGGAATGTTTGCCCATTACGGATCTTCCTTCTCCTTATGTGGTGTTTAAGCCGCTGTCCGAGGTAACTGCTGCCGAGGAGCCGCCGGTGTTGGTTGTTTTTTATGCCAATGTGGATCAACTGTCGGCGCTGGCCGTATTGGCCAACTATAGCCGGCCAGGAATGGAAAATGTTATGCTGCCCTTTGGTTCCGGCTGTCAGTCGGTTTTTCTCATACCTTACGGGGAAACGAAAAAGGACAATCCCCGGGCCGTAGTAGGCCTGATTGATATTACCGTACGTCCCATGGTAGAGCCGGATATGCTGTCCTTTGCCGTACCCTATGCCATGTTCCGGGAATTGGAGGACAATGTGCCCGACAGCTTTTTGAAAAAACCTGCGTGGCAAAAAGTACTGACGCGGCTGCAGCGGACTAGTACTTCGTCAATCTTAAAATAG
- a CDS encoding LysR family transcriptional regulator — protein MDSKHLVTFITVARLLHFGETARTLNYSQSTISEHIQSLEAYLNVKLFERIGRKVFLTDRGKFFLPFAERMVREAEAARQAFSEDTVFAGSIVVGAAETLCAFWLPPLLKRYRTLYPQVQVNLRVGNCVDFPQWLQQNSIDVAFSLQDEAGQPQLRQKNLFKGRTVLVAAPQHELATGKTLTVCQLNGQTFLLPEGYCGYPLDLKRFLEKERVEANTILEFGSLESIKQCVKYELGISLLPEIVVREELQRGELAVLPVAGLDISIQAQMLFHRDKWMSPPLLALEKVILADEGRAAEAG, from the coding sequence GTGGACAGCAAACATCTGGTCACCTTTATAACTGTTGCCCGTCTGTTGCATTTCGGTGAGACCGCCCGGACTCTAAACTACTCTCAATCGACCATATCCGAGCATATCCAGAGTCTGGAAGCATACCTGAATGTGAAGCTGTTTGAACGTATCGGACGGAAAGTATTTTTGACCGACCGGGGAAAATTTTTTTTACCTTTTGCCGAACGTATGGTGCGGGAAGCCGAGGCGGCAAGGCAGGCTTTTTCTGAGGATACGGTGTTTGCCGGTTCTATCGTGGTAGGAGCCGCTGAGACGCTTTGCGCTTTTTGGCTGCCGCCCTTGCTGAAACGGTACAGAACCTTGTATCCGCAGGTGCAGGTCAACCTGAGAGTAGGCAATTGCGTTGATTTTCCCCAGTGGTTGCAGCAAAATAGCATTGATGTGGCCTTTAGCCTGCAGGATGAAGCCGGACAACCTCAACTGCGGCAAAAGAATCTGTTCAAAGGAAGGACGGTGCTGGTTGCGGCGCCGCAGCATGAACTGGCCACAGGGAAGACGTTAACAGTTTGTCAGTTGAACGGTCAAACTTTTTTACTGCCCGAAGGGTATTGTGGTTATCCGTTAGATTTGAAGCGCTTCTTGGAAAAAGAACGGGTTGAGGCGAACACCATTTTGGAATTTGGCAGTCTGGAATCCATTAAGCAATGCGTTAAATATGAACTGGGGATTTCGCTGCTGCCGGAAATTGTCGTACGGGAAGAGCTGCAGCGTGGCGAACTGGCAGTCTTGCCTGTGGCGGGGCTTGACATTTCGATTCAGGCGCAGATGCTGTTTCATCGTGATAAATGGATGTCGCCGCCGTTGCTGGCGCTGGAAAAGGTAATTCTGGCTGACGAGGGCAGGGCGGCTGAAGCGGGGTAA